One window of Medicago truncatula cultivar Jemalong A17 chromosome 2, MtrunA17r5.0-ANR, whole genome shotgun sequence genomic DNA carries:
- the LOC25487484 gene encoding protein saal1, producing MAVQTNPSIEEEEEEEEHEHEHNGPTHHPSPPSHEFFDLSTTVDPSYIISLIRKLLPLDSSSVNQVVSDDPNRGSITDDKEEEAPSASICNNEHIELSKSTSENMDVDVSCESSHTRGECQDTGDGVERFGASVGEDAWEEYGCILWDLAASKTHAELMVENLILEVLYANLIACKSERVTEISIGIIGNLACHEVPLNQIVSTKGLIEIIVEKLFLDDPQCLCETCRLLTVGLQSGESIRWAEALQSEHILCQILWIAENTLNLQLLEKSVGLILAILESQQKALDELLPPMLKLGLASILINLLTFEISKLKRDERIPERYSVLDSILRAIEGLSVIDEHSQEICSNKELFHLVCDMVKFPDKVEVGNCCVTAAVLIANILSDVADRASEISHDSCLLGGLIDIFPFASDDLEARNALWNVLARIFVRIHETEMNSSSLFHLVSVLVRRIDLIEDELLNQQCVDSSPGSTADPRKTSLMRITSIVNQWIAVKEDAENNGNAEGPVSEIDVKKLLDCCHKFSK from the exons ATGGCGGTTCAGACAAATCCAtccattgaagaagaagaagaagaagaagagcacGAACACGAGCACAATGGTCCCACACATCATCCTTCTCCTCCGTCACACGAG TTTTTTGATTTATCAACAACTGTTGATCCTAGTTATATAATCTCCTTGATAAGGAAGCTATTACCTTTGGATTCCTCCTCGGTTAACCAAGTTGTTTCGGATGACCCTAACCGAGGATCGATTACAGACGATAAAGAAGAGGAAGCACCATCTGCATCAATTTGTAACAATGAACACATCGAGTTATCTAAGAGTACATCTGAAAATATGGATGTTGATGTTTCCTGTGAATCTTCTCACACGCGAGGAGAATGTCAGGATACGGGTGATGGAGTTGAACGTTTTGGTGCTTCGGTTGGTGAGGATGCATGGGAAGAATATGGTTGTATTTTGTGGGATCTAGCTGCCAGTAAAACACATGCGGAACTCATG GTGGAGAATCTAATACTCGAAGTTCTTTATGCAAATCTCATTGCTTGCAAATCCGAGCGTGTTACT GAGATTAGTATAGGAATTATTGGGAACCTTGCTTGCCATGAAGTTCCATTGAATCAAATAGTCTCGACAAAAGGACTGATTGAGATAATTGTGGAAAAATTGTTTCTAGATGATCCTCAATGCCTATGTGAAACATGTCG ATTGTTAACCGTGGGCCTTCAAAGTGGTGAGTCTATTAGATGGGCTGAGGCATTGCAATCCGAACATATATTATGTCAAATATTATGGATTGCAGAAAATACTTTGAACCTTCAGCTTTTAGAGAAG aGTGTAGGGCTTATATTAGCTATATTAGAAAGTCAGCAGAAAGCTTTGGATGAGCTTCTTCCACCCATGCTGAAGCTTGGTTTGGCAAGTATATTGATCAATCTCTTAACTTTTGAGATAAGCAAGTTAAAGAGAGATGAAAGAATACCTGAAAG GTACTCAGTTCTTGATTCAATTCTTCGTGCTATTGAAGGTCTTTCAGTTATAGATGAACATTCTCAGGAAATATGTTCAAATAAAGAGCTTTTTCATCTTGTATGTGACATGGTTAAGTTTCCAGATAAAGTTGAG GTCGGGAACTGCTGTGTTACTGCCGCAGTTCTTATTGCAAATATTTTGTCTGATGTGGCTGACCGTGCTTCCGAAATATCACATG ATTCGTGCCTATTAGGTGGTCTGATTGATATATTTCCTTTTGCTTCGGATGATTTGGAAGCAAGAAATGCACTATGGAACGTGCTTGCTAGAATATTTGTCAGAATACATGAAACTGAAATGAACTCATCAAGTTTATTCCACCTTGTTTCGGTTCTTGTCAGAAGAATTGATCTGATTGAAGATGAGCTTCTGAACCAGCAATGTGTTGACTCCAGTCCTGGTTCAACAGCAGATCCTAGAAAGACATCT CTCATGAGAATAACCAGCATTGTGAATCAGTGGATTGCTGTAAAGGAGGATGCTGAGAATAATGGGAATGCTGAAGGTCC